ACCCCGATACCACTCGCCGAACGCTCGGTGCGATCAGTATACTTAATCTCTTGTCCCAGCAATACACTTACATCGTGTTTCTGGAAAAATTTACGCGACCAACTTACATCATTTCGGACGTAGAAGTAATCCAGGCTAGTTTCGTCTAAATAGTTAAACCCACCCTCGGGCAGCACAATTTTAGGTAAAGAACCCGGATCATCAGGATCATTGAACAACAAGCGGTTGCTCTGCCGAATGAATTGGGTTTGAGCTGCCCGGTAGGCTTCGGCCTGATTAGACCGCTCATGAATGATATGTTCCTGACGGGTAGTGGCATGTCGTCCCTGCACGGTACTACGCACGCTCAGATTATTGGTAATATCGTAAGTAAGCGTAGCTTGGGCAGAAATATCAGCCACACGGATGTCAATATAGTTGAGATCAATCTCTTCCAGAATATTAAAATCAGCGTAGTTACGGCGGAAATACTCTAAACTTCCATCGGGGTTATACGGCCGGATAGAACGACTAGTGTTCAGAGCGTAGCTTAGGGGGTTGATATCGAAGTCGCGTCTGAACTCTCCGGTGATGGGGTCGAAGTCGCGATCGGTGGTACCGGGTACGCGCTGCTGACGGTAGCTGGCGGTTAGTTTGGTATCCAGCGTGAAGCGATCCGAAAAGAAAAAGGTATTTCGCACGTTACCAGCGTAGCGATTTACCCGATCGGCAATGGTCTGTCCGTTATCATTCAGATAACTCAGCGAGTAATAGCTATTATAGTTTTCGTTACCTGCTGTCAAACTCACCGAATGCTGCTGTTGGAGCGACTGATCGCGGAACAATACATCAAACCAGTCAGTATTGGCGTTTTCGTACTGGTTCAGAAACTCTTCGTTCAGCCCAAGGTTCGGCCCCCAGTTAATCTCCTTATTGGATATCTGGTTAAACATCTTTCCCAGCACCCCGTAGTTCTCGGCCCGTACCGAAGTAGTGATGTCAATCAAGCCCTTCTCGTACATTTCTCGGTAGATCGACATTTCATCTGCCGAATTCATGATGTCAAACTGATTGTAGTTTGGGCGTAGGCTCGTACTGAAGTTACCCGCGTAGTTCACCCGTAGCTGACCACTTTTTCCACGTTTGGTGGTAATAACAATTACTCCGTTTTTGGCCCGCGTTCCGTAAAGGGCCGTGGCGGAAGCATCGCGCAGCACCTGAAAGGTTTCTATATCGTCCGGATTCAGTCCGGCAATGGATGACGAGGTAACCGTATTCGGGTCTCCGGTGATAATATCGTCGGCATCTACTTGGGTGAGGTCTTCCAGAATTACCCCGTCTACTACGTACAGTGGCTGGTTATCGCCATTAATCGATGTGTTTCCCCGAATACGAATTCGCGGGGCGGTGCCGAAAGTACCCGATACATTATCTACGCTTACTCCGGCTACTTGCCCCTCTAGCATTCGGCTGGCATCCACCATACCCGGCTGACGGATATTTTCCATCTTAACCATTTCAGCGGCTCCGGTAAACAGCTTGCGCTCTACGTCTTGAAAACCAGTGACCACTACCTCACCCAGCTCCTGCACATCTTCGCGCAAGTCTACATTAATGGTGGATTGCCCGCCTACCATTACCTCCAGTGGATTGTAGCCAATGAAGGAAAAGATCAAAGTGTCGCTGGTGCTTACCGTTACTCGGTAGTTACCATCAATATCAGTGATGGTGCCCCGGCTGCTTCCCTTAACAGTGACGTTCACGCCGGGTAGGGTAGAATTATCAGTGGCGGAAGTTACTGTTCCGGTAACCGTGGTTTCTTGGGAGTAACTACTGAAGCTAGCTAGCGATAGAAGGATAGAAATAATTGATAGTAAAGGTTTCTTCATATACACGAGGGTTATGACACTGCACTCATAGTAATTGTAGTTCTTTTCGAGAAATTATAACTAGGCGAAAGTACGATATTACCCCAAAACAGCATTTATTATTTTAGGGGCTATCCACCAAATTATGGGGTTTTTGAAATTTTCTTTTCAGGTTCAGGTTGTCAGATGTACCCAATTGTATGAGTAAGGTAGTGAATAGCTGCGGTTGTACTTGACTTGTAAACTGGTTGGTTAGCACCCCCTAAGTTTTGAATATTTGACGAAGACTCCAAACATTTTATTGGCTCATTGGGCTAATAGCAATTATTTTCCCGTAACGGATAACCTTTTGGTTTAGTATACTTTTTCACACGGGCTAGCTATTTTTCCGAAAAAACGAATATTCACCCTAAGATTATTTATTTCAAAAACATTTCTAGTCTAGCTGCCGACATTCTTTCCACGATTTTTGGCATAGAAGTAACTTTTCAACATTTTGTTTGGAAGTTGCAAAAACTACTACCAAAAAGTGTATATTGAGCCGTTTATAACCTTTCTACTTTACTATGCAAAAGATGTACTCTGCCCAATGGGCCACTTGGCTGTTGCTGCCCTTACTGGCGTTTGTTGTTTCCTGTAATAACGATGATGAAGATGGCGAACCACCCCGCCCTGCTGAAAGTTTGTTTGATATTATCCGTAATACTGAAGGTTTAGATAGTCTTCGGCAGTTGATAGACCCTGATGGAGGACTGGCCAACCGATTGGCTAGTACTGAACATACTGTGTTTGCCCCCAATAATACCGCCTTTGCTAATTTACTGCAAAGTATCGGCTTAGAATCTATGAGCGAGCTATCTGGCAATATTTTGTCTGATGTTATATTCTATCACTTGGTACCCAACGCTACCTATGAGTTTAATGAGATTGATTCGGCTATTACTACCTACAGTCGGTCGCAAATCTTTCCAGTTTTAGAGGGCGACTCGATACGGTTGAATGAAAATACCCAACTTAGTCCTACTTACGTAGTAACTCCTGACCTGCAAGCTAGTAATGGCGTAGTTCACATATTAAATGAGGTACTTCTTCCTCCTTCACTTACTAGTAGCAGTAACACTTCGCCAAGTATTACATCTACCTTCGGTACTGTAGGAGGATTAACGTCTACGGTGGAGCTACCTGGACTCGGGGGCGTAACTACTATGGAAAATTTATTCATTAATCGGGGGTA
This region of Tunicatimonas pelagia genomic DNA includes:
- a CDS encoding SusC/RagA family TonB-linked outer membrane protein, with the translated sequence MKKPLLSIISILLSLASFSSYSQETTVTGTVTSATDNSTLPGVNVTVKGSSRGTITDIDGNYRVTVSTSDTLIFSFIGYNPLEVMVGGQSTINVDLREDVQELGEVVVTGFQDVERKLFTGAAEMVKMENIRQPGMVDASRMLEGQVAGVSVDNVSGTFGTAPRIRIRGNTSINGDNQPLYVVDGVILEDLTQVDADDIITGDPNTVTSSSIAGLNPDDIETFQVLRDASATALYGTRAKNGVIVITTKRGKSGQLRVNYAGNFSTSLRPNYNQFDIMNSADEMSIYREMYEKGLIDITTSVRAENYGVLGKMFNQISNKEINWGPNLGLNEEFLNQYENANTDWFDVLFRDQSLQQQHSVSLTAGNENYNSYYSLSYLNDNGQTIADRVNRYAGNVRNTFFFSDRFTLDTKLTASYRQQRVPGTTDRDFDPITGEFRRDFDINPLSYALNTSRSIRPYNPDGSLEYFRRNYADFNILEEIDLNYIDIRVADISAQATLTYDITNNLSVRSTVQGRHATTRQEHIIHERSNQAEAYRAAQTQFIRQSNRLLFNDPDDPGSLPKIVLPEGGFNYLDETSLDYFYVRNDVSWSRKFFQKHDVSVLLGQEIKYTDRTERSASGIGVVYESGGIVNTDPNMIAFLNSQGIELYELAEDRERFAGAFLNAGYAFKEKYIINGTVRYDGSNRLGRSRAARYLPTWNVSGAWNITNESFFKVPAINSLKLRATYGLSANLGPDVSALLNLRSDVTLRPTDNESFLFISDLENDDLTWEKLKEFNVGVDFSILKDRISGTVDYYRRNSFDLIGLLQTSGIGGTGGNESTSSNGGYRLGNYADMVSEGFEISINTLNVYTPNFSWTTSANIGYTDAEITRLDFDPIIADALRPEGAAVEGGPRRSIFSAQFAGLNERGIPTFFDASGERVFGYDLQERENLRDVLKYEGPAEPLGGGGFTNIFTYKNLTLSVLLTYKFGYKIRLDDAFRSTYTDFSSFSQSFINRWVVPGDEEITDVPAILAVEFTGNNPRASAFDAANPYDLYNRSTVRIADGDHVRLKNVQFTYGLPQRWVDRIGASNARVSVAGQNLLLLYADDRLNGQDPEFFSSGGVALPQPRQITVSVNVGF